A window of Cinclus cinclus chromosome 17, bCinCin1.1, whole genome shotgun sequence genomic DNA:
ACATGATCCCAGTAAGGTCTTGTTCCTCCACCTGGCCTAAATGGAGCCAGGTCTTGCTCCAactcagccctgcagcagcactgaggggCTGTGATTCCACTGCATCCCAATCAGGACCATCCACATCCTCTCACAAGTCTCTTAGTGACCAATCCACAGGCACTCCAAAAGGCTCCATCTCCATCAAACAGAGATAACTCAGAGGTAGGAGCCACACTCACTGTGCCATCAGCAAGGTCCCCAAAATCATGGCAGATCCAAAGCAGTGGCACCAGCAACTGAGCTGAAATCGATACAGCAAATCAACCAATAACTGGGGAATAAACTCGAGGAAAAAGGACAATCCTGAGGTGTCccctgcaggacacactgcCAGTATCCCACTGCCACAGAGCCCAAAACAGCATGCTCTTAGAGCTGGGGGGTTGTTAATCACCTTAAATAGAGATGGCACCCACAGGAGCTACCCCCAAACTCCAGCTCAGCATCCTCAGAGACACCAAGGACCTTGTTCTGGACACAGCATCAGGTTCCCATGGCAGAAGGAATGTTCTCCTCCTGGGAAAGATAGGTTCTACAAGGTGGACACCTCCTGCCACGGAATTCCCAGCCTGGCTTGATCCAAGCAAGGCCCAACACCTCTGGAATGCCCCTTGGAGTCCCAAAGCCTGTTCAGACTGGTAGTCTGACCCCACAAATGGGCGTGGGAGCCACAAACCACATCATTCCAACTGCTCATCCATGGCTTATCCCATTTTCTGTCACCCAAGAGAGAGCAGAAACAAAACCCCCATCTGAACCCCCCCCACCCACTGCCGCTGGGGATGGGACCCCTGACAGGTGTTAGAAACTCCACACAAACACCTGCAAGAACAACACAGCTCCTTCAGGGTAGAGCTGTCTCACAGCTCCTTTTTATCCAATTTGGGGATTTTCCCTCTAAAATCTCCACGGAAGAGGCAGCGAGCACTAGGTATCACCCCAGCTGCCTCCCTGTCAGCTCCATGCCTAGTTCCCAGCTTATTCCACACAGAGCCAAGACCTTTCCCTAGGGATGCACCATATCCTGAGGCAGGTGAAGGGGTCATCCCGTGTCCCCCAACCCACCCAGAGTGTCCTGCCCCCAGTGCGGTGCCCGTCGGGGCTCTGGCTGTGGCCAGGACACGGTGCCCGGGCAactgggaaggggagcaggTCCCGTCGCGATCCCTCCGGGATGGATCCGGGAGGGGACACGGAGCTGCCGCGGGGACAGGCGGGATACGGCTCTGACCCGGGGGAGGCTGCGGGGTGCGGGGATCCCCTTGAGCCCCAGCCGGGCGTGGGAAGGGGACACAGCCCGGACTGAGGTGGGGCGGATATGGACACAGGGTCAGAACAGGGACACAGCCCAGGGACGCAGCCCGAGGCAGGAGGACACAGCCCGGGCCCGGGGCGAGGCGGAGGCTGGGCCAGGGGTCACGGTGGGGACACAGCCGGTCGCAGAGGGGCAGAGAGGAGACACAGCTCAGGGTGGGGGGCGGGAGGGGCCCGGGCCCAGAAGGACGCAGCGCGGCCCGAACCCCGGCGGGGGGCGCGCCCCAGGTGCGCACGGGCGGAGCTCGGGGAAGGCGCtcggggcagcagcagctgcgggtCCCGGCTCAGCCCCAGGCCCGGTCCGtacctgccctgccctgccctgcccggcccggcccggcccggcccggtccGTACCTGCCGCCGCCACCACCGGAACTGAGGAGCAGGGAGCGCTtccggggcggggcggggcctcGGTGAGGGGCGGGGTCAGGGGTGGAGGGGCGGGgctgggaacgggaacggggcgggagagggaatggggacatGGGATGGGTACGGGGATAGGGTCAAGACAGGGGATgagcacagggaacaggggATAGGGACATGGGATGGGGCATAGTATGGGGACAAGGAAAGGGGATGGAGGATAGGGACGGGATGGGGACAAGAAATGGAGATAGAGGATgaggacagggaatggggatggggataaGGACAGGGGATAGGGACAcaggatagggacagggatagcGACAGGGCTGAGGACAAAGGAAAGAGACAAGGGATGGGAACATGGGATGGACCAGAGAGATATAGGGACAGGGGACGTCCCAGGGATTGGGATGGAAATACGGGGAAAAGGGCTTGGAGACAGAGATGACAAGGCTTGGAACAGGGGTCACACAGGGCGTGGGGGACAGAGTCACACCCTCCATAGGCGTGTCCCCCTCTCTCggctgggtgtccccactccTGGAGGGTGGGAAGGACCCTCGAGGGCATCGCCTGTCCCCCACCCACGGGTCCCCGCCATGGCCCCGGGCTGGGGGCGAATGGCCGGGAGAGGGTCACCGGTGGTGGCTAGCGGGAGCAGGGGGGCACAGATCAGCTCAGGAGAGGCCGATGCCTGCTGTCCCCACGTCCCCAGCACTTCTCAAGGATGTGTCAGCAGCGGCCTGACCgaagctgggggtgctcagcctccctctccctcctggTGCATCCTGGCTGCTCCCGGAGCTGCTTCCATGGCTTTTGTGGGATGAGGGATGGGGTGGGACCCTGCTCCCACACGGGACAGCTGTGGGGACAGCGGGAACACCACGGCTGCTCCGGCGATCCAGGGACCTGTGTGCTGATTGGCTGGGATCTGTGCGCCTGCCTTCTGACTGGCTACAGGGACGCCTATGCACCAGCTTACTGATTGGCTGGAACTGTGCTCCTGTCTGCTGATTGGCTAGAGCTGTGACCATCGAGCTGGTTGTTGATTGGCTGGGATTTCCAGACCTGTGTGTTGATTGGCTGGAATCCCCAGGTGTCGGTGCTGATTGGCTCAGGTGTCAGTACCTGCCCACATgttgagctctgtgtgtgctgattggctgggcagcagctgtgctgattGGACGCTGGTCCACATGGGCTGACTGGCCAGGCTGTCTGTGAGTACTGATTGGCTGGATGCCACCTGGGCACTGATTGGTCAGATGGTACCCAAATGCTGATTGGCTGGGTGGACTGTTCATGCCCAGGTCCCAagggcaggtttggaggagggagaggaggtcACATCTCCGCACCAAATCCCTgtctccatccccatcccagctgggaTGGCAGACCTCGCCCTgccatcccctccctgcctgggcCCCCCAGCATCCCTCAAggatgtccccctgtccccccagggGACCCTCCTGgcacccacccccccccagccAGCAGAAACCCACCTCCACCAGCCCCAGTCAGTGCCTGGCTCCGGAGGGACATGAAGTACCGGTCGCTGTTCTGTCATCCATCCCACCCTTGGAGGGGGTCTGTGCCACCCGAGggtttcccctttctccttcacACCGGGGTGGGGACCTGCTCTGTACTGGGTGTTGCCAACTCCCTTCCCAGCGTCCCGCTCTCTCTTCCTGGGGATCCTACTCTATTCCCAGGtgttcctctctgcccagggGATTCACGGTCACATCAGTGGGCTACCCACTCCGTTTCCATGGGGTCCTCTCCCTGTCCTCGGGGGTTCCACCTCGCTTTCTGAAGGTCCCACCCTCTATTCCTcttgtctctctctctgcttgGAGGGTCCATACTCGCTTCAGGGGCTTTCCACTTCCCACGGGGTCCTCACTTTGTCCTGGGGCGTTCCTGCTCCCTTCCCGGGGCTCCCATTCTCTGTTTCCAGAGGTCCTGCCCGGGCGATATGCTCTCCCTTGAGGAGCACTCTCCTCTCCTCCATTCCCGAGGGTCCCGCTATCTGTCCGTGCTCTCCTCTCCCATCGCGGTGGTCCTATTTTCTCCTCCCGGGATCCCGCTGCTTCCCGGAGCCCCGTTCTCCTGGCAGGAGGAATCCGCTCCCTTCTGGTGCGGCTCCCGCTCCTCACCTGGGCGTGGCACCGGGGTCCCCCCCCACCCGCGGGGttgcggcggcggcgcggggcggtgCTGGTGCCGGTGTCGGTGCCCACCTCTGCTGCCGGTGCCGGGGCGGAGCGGCCGTCCCGAGCGCTATAAAGCTGGCGGCCGCGCCGGTGCCGCAGCGAGGGTGGGGGTCGCCATGAGCCTGATGCTGGAGACGCTGCTGGGCCCCCCGGGGGGGCTCCGCAAGGAGCCGGGCCGTGCTCCCCCGCGCTCCGCAGCCTCCAGCGGCTTCTACTCGTGGCCAGCCCCGGTGGTCGGACGGGCACGGGGCgtggggggcggcggcggcagcgcggccgcGTCCTCCACCGAGAGCCTGGACTCGCTGAACGGCGAACCGCGGGCACGCAACgagaaggagctgctgcaggtgctgaaCGACCGCTTCGCCGGCTACATCGAGCGGGTGCGGGCGCTGGAGCAGCAGAACCGGGCGCTGGCAGCCGAGGCGGCGGCGCTGCGGCAGCAGCAGGCGGGGCGCTCGGCCATGGGCGAGCTGTACGCGCGGGAGCTGCGGGACATGCGGGGCACCGTGCTGCGCCTGGGCGCCGAGAAGGGGCAGCTGCGGCTGGAGCGAGCGCGCCTGGCCGAGGACGTGGCGGTGCTTCGGGGAAGGCTGGAGGATGAGGCTCGGCAGCGCTCGGAGCTGGAGGCGGCGGCCCGCGGGCTGGCGCAGCGCTCCGCGCAGGAGGAGCGAGCGCGGGCGCCGCTGGAGGAGCGAGCCCGGGCTCTGCGGGAGGAGGCGGAGCAGCTGCGGAGGCAGCACCGCGCCGAGGTGGGAGCGCTGCTGCGGGGGGCGCGCCCCGAGCTGCCCGTGGAGCCCCCCGCGTCCCTGCGCCCCGGTGTCACCGCCGCGCTCCGCGACCTGCGCGCACAGCTGGAGGGCACGGCGGCCCGCAGCACCCTGCAGGCCGAGGAGTGGTTCCGCGGTGAGTGTGAGGGTGTGGCGGCCAAACGCGCCGGCAGCATCTCCGGACCTCCCCGGGGACCATCTGGGCTGCCGCGCTCTGGGAGAGGGCTGGAGCAAAGGGAACGAGGGAATCCCGAGGGATGCGGGGACCCCCGCTCTCTATATCGTGTTAGGGTGACCCCACCCCGGGAGGTGCAGAGACCCCTCCCATCTCTACTGTACTTCTGGAGGGTGTTGGGATACCGTCGCCCTAGGAGTGTGCAGGGACCTCTCGTATATCCAGCGCCCTGGGAAGGCTTCAGGGTgaccccatccctgccaccaGACCTCCAGTGCCTGCGGGTGCGCTGACCGACCCCCCTCTGTCCCGCAGTGAGTTTCGAGAAGGGTCCCAGGGTCACTGTCTCGGCACACACACTTCAAGTTTTTGGGGTCGGTGCTGCAGGGGGTTGTGCTGGTCCCTCTCAGTCAGGGGTGTTTGCAGtgcgggggggaggggggcgggaCCGCATCCCTGACGCGGGGTGGGGGGAGGACAGGGAGTGGCCCTTCTTGTGGTGGAGGGGGAGATTACGATCCAGGGGAGGCTGGGGTGGGGTCGGCACCCCGGACTGAGCCCCCCGGGCGTGCAGGGCGGGTCCAGCACCGCGGACAGCGGCGGTTCAGCACCGCGGGCAGCGGCAGCGCCTACCCCGGGGAGCCCGTCCCGTGGGGCGGGGGCtgccccgggagccgcaggATCGGTGTTCTCCATTCCTGTCCCCTCATTCTGTGCTCCCCCCTCGTCCCCTGAGGTGGCCGCAGGGCGCTGCGGCAAAACCCCCCCGCCTTGGGGCAGGGATGGCGCGTCCGAGATGCAGCGGGAGGGGCAGCGCCACAGCTGAAGGggaggcaggggctgcagcgAGGATCTGCAGCGAGGATCTGCACTGGGTGAAGTCCAGGATGGCAGAAACGCCCCCGAGTTCGTCTCGCCCGTCCTCCTTCACTTCCTGGCAGGGATGGAGTGAGGGGTGGGGAAGGTAAAGTGCTCAGGGAGCCTGGGATGGCTCTGCAGAGGACAGGGATGAGTGACACGGACAGGTTTGAGTTTTCCTGTTGTATTGCACTACAAGGAGGGGAGGGTGCAGCCTCCTTCCCTCCCGCCCTGCAGCTTCCCTCTTCCATTGCAGTGAGGCTGGACAAGCTCTCGGAGGTGGCCAAGGTGAACACGGATGCCATGCGCTTGGCCCAGGAGGAGATCTCTGAGTACCGCCGGCAGCTCCAGGCCAAGACCACCGAGCTGGAAGCCCTCAAAGGGACCCAGGAGTCGctggagaggcagaggcaggacTCGGAGGAGCGCCATCATGCAGACGTCCTGTCCTACCAGGTACTGTAGCGCACTGGGCAGTGGCCCAGGCTGGGGTGGGATcatccagctgctggggaggagcagcactgGAATTTTGGCTTCAGGGACATGAAGGAGTTGTGGAAAATGCTCGGGGCTGTGTCAGAACTGGCCTTCCCCAGCCCACAGGGATCAGGAACCCAAAGCCTGAGGTGGTGTCCGGGCTGTTGTGTCCCTCAGCACCCCTGGAGCTGCCCCATGGGTCTGTCTGCCACTGAGCTGCCTGTGAAGATGGTCACAAACACCACAGAAATGTATCCAGGGTTTGGGGCATATCCTGCCCCCAAGATCTGGGAAGTGAGGGCTGCCTTGGTGGCCTTGGAATGaagtgctgtccccagggtggtgTCCCATCAGTCTCCAGCTGGAGTTCAGTTGCCATTGGATTCATCCAAGTCCTAGAAGCATTCCCACAGCTTATCCCTACTGAAGGGAGTGCTGGGAGCGGGCCAGGGGCTCAGCTGGGGTGCAGGCATGCTCAGGGCATGTAGGGCTCCTGTCTGGGCCCCCAAGGTAACTGGACACCCTGGGACCACCCCTGGTTGTGTCCCCTTCCCTGTGTGTCCGCAGGAGGAGGTGGCTGCAGACTCCTCTGTGAGGACACTGGTGCTGGagaacagggaacaatttcGGGGTGCTTTTGTGTCCCCCTGCTCCTAGGGACTGTGCCATGTGTTCCCCCCATCATTGCTCTGTCTGCTGACAGGAAACAATCCAGCAGCTTGACAGTGAGCTGAGGAACACCAAATGGGAGATGGCAGCTCAGCTCCGGGAGTACCAGGATCTGCTCAACGTCAAAATGGCTCTGGACATCGAAATTGCTGCTTACAGGTacagggggagcagggaaggtgtGTGTGGGTTCTTAGACAGGTCTGCTCAAGGTCCCTTGTTAACACCTGGGCTCTTTTTGGTAAGCAAATCATTCATCCTCCAAAGCCATGGTGTGCAACATCCAATTGGGTGACCCATACAGGGAAGGGCAAGGAAACCTGCTCATCCCAGaccacaggagcaggagaatcatccaggatggggcagggagggagaaggagatGCAGGACattgctggcagctcctggtcATGGGAGGAGATGAGAAGCCATCACTGAGTGATGCTCTGGTCTCTCCCCGGCAGGAAGCTCCTGGAAGGAGAGGAATATCGGCTCGAGACTGGCATTGGGATGCTCTCCTACCCCGAGGTGATCCCCAAGCCTCCCAGCATCACCACCAGCATCAAGGTGAAGAGCGAGGAAAAGATCAAGGTGGTGGAAAAGTCAGAGAAGGAGACAGTGATTGTGGAGGAGCAGACGGAGGAAATCCAGGTGACTGAGGAGgtcacagaggaggaggagactgAGAAAGagactgaagaggaaaaagctgaagagaaggaggaggaggagggggaggaagaagaggagaaagcTGAAGAAGAGGGTGAAGAAAAGGCCAAGTCCCCCTCCAAGGAGGAGGCTGAGTCCCCCTCCAAGGAGGAGGCTGAGTCCCCCTCCAAGGAGGAGGCTGAGTCCCCCTCCAAGGAGGAGGCCAAGACCCCAGCCATCAAATCCCCTGAAAAGCCCCCAACCCCCTCAAAGGAGGGGGCCAAGACCCCAGTTGTGAAATCCCCAGAAAAACCTGCAACCCCCTCAAAGGAGGAGGCCAAGAGCCCAGCTGTGAAGTCCCCAGAGAAAGTCCCAACACCCTCAAAGGAAGAAGCCAAGACTCCAGCTGTCAAATCCCCTGAAAAGCCATCAACACCCTCAAAAGAGGAGGCCAAGACCCTGACAGTGAAGTCCCCAGAGAAACCCACATCTCCCTCAAAGGATGAGGCCAAGACCCCAACAGTGAAATCCCCAGAGAaacccccagcctcctccaaGGAGGCCAAGAGCCCAGCTGTGAAGTCCCCAGAGCCACCTGCAACTCCCTCAAAAGAGGAAGCCAAACCCCCATCTGTCAAATCCCCAGAGaagcccccagccccctcaAAGGAGGAGGCCAAGCCCCTGGTTGTGAAGTCCCCAGAGAAAGTCAAATCTCCCATGAAGGAGGAGGCCAAGTCTCCACAGAAGGAAGTGGCCCCGGCCAAGGAGCCAAGCCCTGCTCCAAAGGAGCCAAAGGCCCCTGCCAAAGAGGAGCAGCCCAAGGAAGTGAAGGCTCCCGCCAAGCCTGAGGAAGGTAAGAAGGAGGAAGCTCCCAAGAAGGACGTTCCGGCCAAGACAGAGGAGAAACGCAAAGAGAAAGCggctgctgtgccagagcctccagCTCCACAGGCCAAAGAGACCAAGCCAAGCCCTAAACCCACCGaagagggaaaagctgaggaAGCTCCAACAAAACCTCAGCAAGAGGTCAGCAAAGCAGCCACCAAAGAGGCTGAGAAGCCAAAGGCTGAGGAGAAGGTGGAGGAGcccaagaaagaaaaggtaGAGGAACCCAAGAAGGAGAAGGCAGAAGAGcccaagaaagaaaaggtaGAGGAATCCAAGAAGGAGAAGGCAGAGGAGCCCAAGAAAGTGGAGGAACCCAAAgttaaagcaaaacccaaagatGAGCCCAAAGCCAGTAAGGAACCCCCCAAAGTCGAGGCTCCCTCCAGCAAGGAGGGCACGGCCCCAGAGCCAGGGAAGAAGTGATGCAAGAGTCCCGGGCGCCAAAGGCACCTCcgggcacaggagctgctctgctccctccagtGGCTGGGCCTGGGGTAGGACCTCAAGGGCTCCCCAGGCCGGGCTTTCCCTTAGCAATAGGCCCCTGAGAGCCCCTCGGGTGGGCAATTGCTTCCCTCGCAGAACGTGATATTCGCCGAGCGCCACATTTAAACACTTGAATAACCCAGGAGAAGAGTGGGGACCCCCAGGGGAACCCCACCACCCTTCTCCTCTAAGtgcatttatttaatgtatGTGCAATGGATGGATGAGTGCAATGCAGAGCTGTAGCTGCTTGGA
This region includes:
- the NEFH gene encoding neurofilament heavy polypeptide, which produces MSLMLETLLGPPGGLRKEPGRAPPRSAASSGFYSWPAPVVGRARGVGGGGGSAAASSTESLDSLNGEPRARNEKELLQVLNDRFAGYIERVRALEQQNRALAAEAAALRQQQAGRSAMGELYARELRDMRGTVLRLGAEKGQLRLERARLAEDVAVLRGRLEDEARQRSELEAAARGLAQRSAQEERARAPLEERARALREEAEQLRRQHRAEVGALLRGARPELPVEPPASLRPGVTAALRDLRAQLEGTAARSTLQAEEWFRVRLDKLSEVAKVNTDAMRLAQEEISEYRRQLQAKTTELEALKGTQESLERQRQDSEERHHADVLSYQETIQQLDSELRNTKWEMAAQLREYQDLLNVKMALDIEIAAYRKLLEGEEYRLETGIGMLSYPEVIPKPPSITTSIKVKSEEKIKVVEKSEKETVIVEEQTEEIQVTEEVTEEEETEKETEEEKAEEKEEEEGEEEEEKAEEEGEEKAKSPSKEEAESPSKEEAESPSKEEAESPSKEEAKTPAIKSPEKPPTPSKEGAKTPVVKSPEKPATPSKEEAKSPAVKSPEKVPTPSKEEAKTPAVKSPEKPSTPSKEEAKTLTVKSPEKPTSPSKDEAKTPTVKSPEKPPASSKEAKSPAVKSPEPPATPSKEEAKPPSVKSPEKPPAPSKEEAKPLVVKSPEKVKSPMKEEAKSPQKEVAPAKEPSPAPKEPKAPAKEEQPKEVKAPAKPEEGKKEEAPKKDVPAKTEEKRKEKAAAVPEPPAPQAKETKPSPKPTEEGKAEEAPTKPQQEVSKAATKEAEKPKAEEKVEEPKKEKVEEPKKEKAEEPKKEKVEESKKEKAEEPKKVEEPKVKAKPKDEPKASKEPPKVEAPSSKEGTAPEPGKK